One Etheostoma cragini isolate CJK2018 chromosome 6, CSU_Ecrag_1.0, whole genome shotgun sequence DNA window includes the following coding sequences:
- the myh14 gene encoding myosin-10 isoform X5, with protein sequence MSKPTGGGVNDVTRLLISGAAQPGSPTSNSMFSAASQADWAAKRLVWVPSEKHGFESASIREERGDEVEVELTDSQRKVTLSREEVQRMNPPRFSKVEDMADLTCLNEASVLHNLRERYYSGLIYTYSGLFCVVVNPYKNLPIYTESIVEMYRGKKRHEMPPHIYAISEAAYRSMLQDREDQAILCTGESGAGKTENTKKVIQYLAHVASSHKGGTLGRNKEAVQLDGSRSLTRGSTLVNRSMQYGELERQLLQANPILEAFGNAKTVKNDNSSRFGKFIRINFDVGGYIVGANIETYLLEKSRATRQAKDERTFHIFYQLLCGTSDETKADLLLGTADEYRFLSGGSIPVPGQSDSENFTQTMDSMAIMGFTPEESISMLKLISAVLQFGNISFMKEKNHDQASMPDNTAAQKLCHLLGVNVLEFTRAILTPRIKVGREYVQKAQTKEQADFAVEALAKATYERLFRWLVHRINRALDRRQRQGASFIGILDIAGFEIFQLNSFEQLCINYTNEKLQQLFNHTMFILEQEEYQREGIEWNFIDFGLDLQPCIDLIERPAHPPGVLALLDEECWFPRATDRSFVEKLSAEQGSHPKFFKPKQPRGEADFSIIHYAGKVDYKAHDWLVKNMDPLNDNVASLLHQSSDHFVSELWKEVDRIVGLDQVSSGENSGPVTFGAAGLKTKKGMFRTVGQLYKESLTKLMATLRNTNPNFLRCIIPNHEKKAGKLSPNLVLDQLRCNGVLEGIRICRQGFPNRIPFQEFRQRYEILTPNAIPRTFMDGKQASELMIRALELDHNLFRVGQSKVFFRAGVLGHLEEERDLKITDTIIRFQSASRGYLARKSFLKKQQQLSALRVMQRNCAAYLKLRNWQWWRLFTKVKPLLQVTRQDEEIQVRETELQKAKDNLTRVEQDYTELDKKHAQLIEEKAVLADQLQAEAELFAEAEEMRARLASRKQELEEVLGELESRLEEEEERGVQLTNEKKRMQQNIQDLEEQLEEEEGARQRLLLEKVTLETKVKSLETDLLNAVEQRERLSKEKKQLEERLAEVTDQLTEEEEKTKSLNKLKNKQEAVIADLEERLKREEQGRLEQEKWRRRMENDTMEAQEQLSDLGMLSAELRGSLAQKEKEITTLQGRLEEEGARRAEAQRALREAMSQVSELKEEVENERGMRERAEKQRRDLGEELEALRTELEDTLDTTAAQQELRSRREAELNDLQRCVEEETRRHEAQLSEVRVKHSAAIDSLQEQLDNGKRARQSLEKAKAMLEEERQNLSSELKSLQASRMDSERGRKRAEGQLQELGARLTQADREREEKEERIHKLQCEIESLSSNLSSSDTKTLRLTKEVSSLESQLHDTKELLQDETRQKMALGSRVRALEEEKNGLMERLEEEEERAKELTRQIQTHTQQLAELRKQSEEVNTAVESGEETRRKLQRELDIVIQRERQKEEEKERVERQRERLREEIEDMTLALQRERQNCTALEKRQKKFDQCLAEEKAVSARLAEERDRAEADSREKDTRYLALSRALQEAQDQREELERSNKQLRLEMEQLVNQQDDVGKSVHELERTRRSLETEAQNLRVQTQELEEELNEAENSRLRLEVTLQALKAQFEREISSNEEKGEEKRRALSKQVRELEIQLEEERSQRSQAVSSKKQLEAELQEAETQVETASRGKEETVKQLRRLQGQMKEVVRELDESKLSREEVAAQSKDSEKKIQTLEAEVLQLTEELTVSERQRRQAQQERDEMADEMVNSSSGKTALFEEKRRLEARVTQLEEELEEEQSNSELLAERQRKTALQVETLTVQLQGERTLTQKAEVAREQLERQNKELKTRLGEMEGAVRGKHRLSVAALEAKIDSMEEQLEQERQERAIANKLMRKTEKKLKEVMMQAEDERRHADQYREQLDKSMVRLKQLKRQLEEVEEDNSRSNAQKRKLQRELEELSDSSQSMTREITTLRSQLSIPEWRPDQRAPLPLALRGRRALVDDLSLENSDSEEPPASPTPSSGLPGTPTPSSEHSLDPPPPYSVNSTE encoded by the exons AGAGAGATACTACTCTGGCTTGATATAT aCCTATTCGGGGCTGTTCTGTGTGGTGGTGAACCCTTATAAGAACCTGCCCATCTACACAGAGTCCATCGTGGAGATGTATCGGGGCAAAAAACGCCACGAGATGCCCCCACACATCTACGCCATATCAGAGGCCGCCTATCGCAGCATGCTACAAG acagagaagatCAGGCAATCCTTTGCAC aggCGAGTCTGGAGCTGGGAAAACAGAGAACACTAAGAAAGTCATCCAGTATTTGGCTCACGTTGCCTCCTCCCATAAGGGCGGCACTCTGGGTAGGAACAAGGAAGCTGTGCAG TTGGACGGTTCTCGCTCCTTAACAAGAGGCAGTACTTTGGTGAACAGG AGTATGCAATAT GGCGAGCTGGAGAGACAGCTGCTACAGGCCAACCCAATACTGGAGGCCTTCGGCAACGCAAAGACTGTCAAGAACGATAACTCCTCTAGATTT gGTAAATTCATCCGCATCAATTTTGATGTGGGGGGGTACATTGTTGGTGCCAACATCGAGACCT ACCTCCTTGAAAAGTCCCGGGCCACCCGTCAGGCCAAAGACGAGAGGACGTTCCACATCTTTTACCAGTTGTTGTGTGGCACTTCAGATGAGACAAAGG CGGATCTGCTGTTAGGTACTGCTGATGAGTACCGCTTTCTCAGTGGAGGCTCCATCCCTGTTCCTGGTCAGAGCGATTCAGAGAACTTCACCCAGACCATGGATTCCATGGCTATAATGGGCTTCACCCCAGAGGAGTCGATAT CCATGCTTAAGTTGATCTCTGCTGTGCTCCAGTTTGGGAACATTTCCTTCATGAAGGAGAAGAACCATGACCAGGCCTCGATGCCTGATAACACAGCTGCTCAGAAACTGTGCCATCTGCTGGGCGTCAACGTGCTGGAGTTCACTCGGGCCATCCTCACTCCCAGAATCAAAGTGGGTCGAGAGTATGTGCAGAAGGCCCAGACAAAAGAGCAG GCTGACTTTGCTGTGGAGGCCTTGGCGAAGGCCACATATGAGCGTCTGTTCAGGTGGCTGGTCCACAGGATCAACAGGGCTCTGGAccgcagacagagacagggagccTCCTTCATAGGAATCCTTGATATTGCTGGATTTGAGATCTTCCAG CTCAACTCCTTTGAGCAGCTGTGTATCAACTACACCAACGAGAAGCTGCAGCAGCTCTTCAACCACACCATGTTCATCTTGGAGCAGGAGGAGTACCAGCGCGAGGGCATTGAATGGAACTTCATTGACTTTGGTCTTGATTTGCAGCCCTGCATTGACCTCATTGAGAGACCG GCCCACCCCCCTGGTGTTCTCGCCCTGTTAGATGAAGAGTGCTGGTTCCCGCGGGCGACAGACCGCTCATTTGTGGAGAAACTGTCTGCTGAGCAAGGCAGCCATCCAAAATTCTTCAAACCAAAGCAACCACGCGGAGAAGCTGATTTCTCCATCATTCACTATGCTGGCAAG GTGGACTACAAGGCACATGATTGGTTAGTGAAGAACATGGATCCTCTGAACGACAACGTGGCATCACTTCTCCACCAGTCGTCTGATCATTTTGTCTCAGAGCTTTGGAAGGAAG TGGACAGGATCGTGGGTCTGGACCAGGTGTCTTCAGGAGAGAACAGCGGGCCGGTCACGTTCGGAGCGGCAGGGCTGAAGACAAAGAAGGGAATGTTCAGGACTGTTGGTCAGCTTTACAAGGAGTCGCTCACAAAGCTGATGGCAACGCTGAGGAACACCAACCCCAACTTCCTCCGCTGCATCATCCCCAACCACGAGAAGAAG GCCGGTAAGCTGTCCCCCAACCTGGTTTTGGACCAACTGAGGTGTAATGGAGTTCTTGAGGGGATCCGTATCTGCAGACAAGGCTTCCCTAACCGCATCCCATTCCAGGAGTTTagacagag ATATGAGATCCTGACTCCGAATGCTATTCCTCGCACCTTTATGGATGGCAAACAGGCATCAGAACTCATG ATCAGAGCTTTGGAACTGGATCACAACCTGTTCAGGGTGGGTCAGAGTAAAGTCTTCTTCAGAGCCGGAGTCCTGGGTCACCTGGAAGAAGAAAGAGACCTAAAGATCACTGACACCATCATACGCTTCCAGAGCGCCTCCAGAGGCTACCTCGCACGCAA ATCCTTCCTGAAGAAGCAGCAACAGCTGAGTGCTCTGAGGGTGATGCAGAGGAACTGTGCTGCTTACCTCAAACTCAGGAACTGGCAGTGGTGGCGGCTGTTTACCaag GTGAAGCCCTTGCTGCAGGTTACCCGGCAAGACGAAGAAATCCAGGTAAGAGAAACCGAGCTCCAGAAGGCCAAGGACAATCTCACTCGAGTGGAGCAGGACTACACAGAGCTGGACAAGAAACATGCTCAG CTCATCGAGGAAAAGGCCGTGCTGGCTGACCAGCTGCAGGCAGAGGCGGAGCTGTTTGCCGAGGCAGAGGAGATGAGGGCCAGGTTGGCCAGTCGAAaacaggagctggaggaggtgCTGGGCGAGCTGGAGAGTCGattggaggaagaggaggagagaggcgTGCAGCTGACCAATGAGAAGAAGAGGATGCAGCAGAATATTCAG GACCTGGAGGAGCAgttagaggaggaggaaggtgcCCGACAGCGCCTCCTGCTGGAGAAAGTTACCCTGGAGACCAAAGTGAAGAGTCTGGAAACCGACTTGCTGAATGCAGTGGAGCAGAGAGAACGACTCAGCAAG GAGAAGAAACAGCTGGAGGAGCGTCTGGCCGAGGTAACCGATCAGCTcactgaggaagaggagaaaaccAAAAGTCTAAACAAACTCAAGAACAAACAGGAGGCTGTCATTGCTGACCTAGAGG AGCGCTTGAAGCGTGAGGAGCAGGGGCGCTTGGAGCAGgagaagtggaggaggaggatggagaaCGACACGATGGAGGCCCAGGAGCAGCTGTCAGACCTGGGCATGCTGTCTGCTGAGCTGAGGGGCAGTCTGGctcagaaagagaaggaaatcaCCACCCTGCAGGGCCG GTTGGAGGAAGAAGGAGCGCGTCGTGCGGAGGCTCAGAGGGCGCTAAGGGAGGCCATGTCCCAGGTGTCTGAGTTGAAGGAGGAAGTGGAAAATGAACGAGGGATGAGGGAAAGGGCGGAGAAACAGAGGCGAGACCTGGGAGAGGAGCTGGAGGCTTTGAGAACTGAGCTGGAGGACACTCTGGACACCACAGCTGCCCAGCAGGAACTAAG GTCTCGCCGGGAGGCGGAGCTAAATGATCTCCAGCGGTGTGTTGAAGAGGAGACTCGCCGCCACGAGGCCCAGCTATCAGAAGTCCGAGTCAAACACAGCGCTGCCATAGACAGCCTCCAGGAACAGCTGGATAATGGCAAAAGA GCACGTCAGTCCCTGGAGAAGGCCAAAGCcatgctggaggaggagaggcagaATTTGAGCTCTGAGCTCAAGAGCCTCCAAGCGAGCCGCATGGACAGCGAGAGAGGCCGCAAAAGGGCCGAGGGTCAGCTGCAGGAGCTCGGCGCCCGCCTGACTCAggctgacagagagagggaggagaaagaagagcgAATACACAAGTTACAG TGTGAGATTGAGTCTCTCTCCAGCAATCTGTCCTCCTCTGACACTAAAACACTTCGTCTCACTAAAGAAGTCAGCAGCCTCGAGAGCCAGCTGCATGATACAAAG GAACTGCTGCAGGATGAAACTCGTCAAAAGATGGCTCTGGGCTCGAGGGTCCGAGCACTTGAGGAGGAGAAGAATGGACTAATGGAAAGacttgaggaggaggaggagagagccaAAGAGTTGACCCGGCAGATTCAGACTCATACCCAGCAG CTGGCAGAGCTTCGCAAGCAGTCAGAGGAGGTGAACACTGCGGTGGAATCCGGAGAGGAGACGCGCAGGAAACTCCAGAGAGAGCTGGACATCGTCATCCAGAGGGAGCgacagaaggaggaggagaaggagcgggtggagaggcagagggagcGACTAAGGGAGGAGATAGAGGACATGACACTtgctctgcagagagagagacagaactgCACGGCCCTGGAGAAGAGGCAGAAGAAGTTTGACCAG TGTCTGGCCGAGGAAAAGGCGGTGAGCGCTCGGCTGGCAGAGGAAAGGGACAGAGCAGAAGCAGACAGCCGAGAAAAGGACACAAGATATCTGGCACTTTCCCGAGCCCTACAG gAGGCCCAGGACCAGAGGGAAGAGCTAGAGAGGTCCAACAAGCAGTTGCGTCTGGAAATGGAGCAGCTTGTAAACCAGCAGGACGACGTCGGCAAGAGC GTCCATGAGCTGGAGCGCACCCGCAGGAGCTTAGAAACAGAAGCCCAGAACCTGCGAGTTCAGAcgcaggagctggaggaggagctgaaCGAGGCAGAGAACTCAAGGCTGAGGCTGGAGGTCACTCTGCAGGCGCTCAAGGCTCAATTTGAGAGGGAGATAAGCAGCAAcgaggagaaaggagaggagaagaggagggcaCTCAGCAAGCAG GTGAGAGAGTTGGAGatccagctggaggaggagaggagtcAGCGGTCTCAGGCTGTGTCCAGCAAAAAGCAGCTGGAAGCAGAACTGCAGGAAGCCGAGACCCAGGTGGAGACAGCCAGCCGCGGGAAAGAGGAGACTGTGAAGCAACTAAGGAGGCTGCAG GGTCAAATGAAGGAAGTTGTGCGTGAACTAGATGAGAGCAAGTTATCTCGGGAAGAGGTGGCCGCACAGTCGAAAGACAGCGAAAAGAAGATCCAAACTCTGGAAGCAGAAGTCCTTCAGTTAACTGAA GAGCTTACTGTAtcagagaggcagaggagaCAGGCTCAGCAGGAGAGAGATGAGATGGCCGATGAAATGGTCAACAGCAGCTCTGGAAA GACCGCTCTGTTTGAAGAGAAGCGGAGGTTAGAAGCGCGAGTCActcagctggaggaggagctggaggaggaacaGAGTAACTCTGAACTGCTGGCAGAGAGACAAAGGAAGACTGCTTTACAG GTGGAGACTCTAACCGTGCAGCTGCAGGGAGAGAGGACATTGACCCAGAAGGCAGAGGTGGCTCGGGAGCAGCTGGAGAGACAGAACAAGGAGCTGAAGACCCGACTGGGGGAGATGGAGGGAGCAGTAAGGGGCAAACACAGGCTCAGCGTCGCCGCCCTGGAGGCCAAGATCGATTCAATGGAGGAGCAGCTGGAACaggagagaca AGAACGGGCCATTGCCAACAAGCTGATgcgaaagacagagaaaaaactgAAGGAGGTGATGATGCAGGCAGAAGACGAGAGAAGACACGCAGACCAGTACAGAGAACAG CTGGATAAATCCATGGTCCGACTAAAGCAGCTGAAGAGGCagctggaggaggtggaggaggacaaCTCTCGCTCCAACGCCCAGAAGAGGAAGCTGCAGAGAGAGCTGGAGGAGCTCTCCGACAGCAGCCAGAGCATGACACGAGAGATCACCACCCTCCGCAGCCAGCtcag CATCCCTGAATGGAGACCAGATCA GCGTGCTCCGTTGCCCCTGGCATTGCGTGGACGCAGAGCGCTGGTAGACGACCTCTCGTTGGAGAACTCTGACTCGGAGGAGCCCCCTGCCTCGCCGACCCCCTCCTCTGGACTCCCAGGGACCCCAACTCCCTCCTCTGAACATAGCCTGGACCCTCCACCGCCCTACAGCGTCAACAGTACTGAGTGA